A region of the Nocardia nova SH22a genome:
CCGCGACCTCCGGCAGCAGGCGCCCCGCGGCGGCGTCGTCACCGCTGGCGAGCACGGCCTGCACGCCGAGGACCGCCGAGCCCAGCATCGGCGGATTGTGCAGGGTGCGGCCCAGTTCCTCGACCACCACCAGCGCGGTGTCCAGATCCGCGCCGACACCGCCGAACTCCTCCGGGATCGCCAGTGCGGCCACGCCGATCTGCTCGCACAGCAGCGTCCACAGCCGCTCGTCGTAGCCGGATTCACTGTAGATCGCGCGGCGCAGGGCGGCACTGTCACCGTGTTTGGTGAGGGCCGCGCGCACGCTGCTCGCCAGCTCCCGCAGTTCCGCGATGTCGGTCATCTCCGTACTCCCGTCCGGTGATCGTGGGTGGCCGAGTCGATCACGCTTCGCCTCCGGGCGAGCGCAGCGCCGCGGCGACCCGGGCACGATGGAAATCGGCTGTGCCCCAGGCGGACCGGAGTGCGGTCGCCTTGGTGATCCACAGCGACAGATCGCACTCCGCGGTGTATCCGATGGCGCCGTGGACCTGCAGCGCGATGCGGGCGGTCCGGTAGGCGGCATCGGCGCAGGCGATCTTGGCGGCCGAGACGTCGCGGGCTCGATCGGCGGTGCCGAAGGTCAGCGCCGCGCGATTCAGCAGCGGTTCGGCCATGTCGAGGCCGATCTTCGCATCGGCCAGATGGTGTTTGATGGCCTGGTAACGGCCGATCGGCTGGCCGAACTGCTGGCGCTGGATCACATAGGCGACGCTGGTGTCGAGCATCGCCTTACCCGCGCCCAGCAGTTGCGCCGCGACCGCGAGGGCACCGGCGTCGAAGGCGGTCGCCGCGGCGGCGCGCACCGAATCTCCCTGTGCCACCAGCTCATCGGCGCTCACGGAATACAGACGCCGGGCGGCGTCCACCGATTCGATCCGGTCCCCGGGGGTTGCGGTGTAGAGGCGGTCGCCGTCCACGAGCAGGACGACATCGGCGGAATCGGCGTCCACCGCCGGGGTCTGCGGAGACAGCGCGATCGTGCCCAGGGCGCCGCCCTCGGCGAAGCCCGGCAGCCAGCGCTGGGCCGGACCGGAATCATCGAGCGCCTGCAACAGGGCGGGAATCACCGCGGCGGTCTCGACCAGCGGACCCGGCACGGCGGCCCGGCCGAATTCCTGGGCGGCGACCACCAGATCGATGGTCTCCGCGCCCATTCCGTCGAATTCCTCGGCGATCGCCAGGCCGAGCGCACCGGCACCGGCGAGCTGGCGGATCAGCGCCCGCCCGGCGCCGGAGTCGCCGTCGCCCCAGGCACGGATGGCCGCGGGTGTGCTCGCCGCATCGCACATCTTGCGCAGGCTTCCGGCGAAGTCGCGTTGTTCGGAGGACAGTGCAAATCTCATCGATGGGTCCATTCGGAGGTTCGGCGCGGGTGGTGCACGGCGGGGCTCAACGCGGCAGTCCGAGCAGGCGCTCGGCGACGATATTGCGCTGGATCTCGTTGGTACCGGCATAGATCGGACCGGCCAGTGAGAACAGGTAGCCGTCGGTCCAGGCGCTGGTCTGCTCGGCGGCGGCGCCCAGCAGATCCAGCGCGGTCTCGTGCATGGCGATATCGAGTTCGGACCAGAACACCTTGTTGATCGAGGATTCCGCGCCCAGCTTGCCGCCCTCGGACAGCCGCGTCACGGTGCCCAGGGTGTTGAGACGGTAGGCCTCGGCGCCGATCCAGGCGTCGACCACGCGATTGCGAGCGGCGGTATCGGCCGGATCGGCGGTCTCGCGCCACAGGTCGATGAGCCGGGCGGCGGTGGCGTTGAAGCGGCCGGGGCTGCGCAGCGACAGACCGCGCTCGTTACTGGAGGTGCTCATCGCGACTCGCCAGCCCGCACCCGGCTCGCCGATCACGTCGCGGTCGGGGACGAAGACGTTGTCCAGGAAGATCTCCGCGAAGCCGGGCTCACCGTCGAGCTGCGGGATCGGCCGCACGGTGACGCCCTCGGCGGTGAGCGGGAACATCACGTAGGTGAGGCCCTTGTGCCGCTCCGCCTCGGGATCGCTGCGGAACAACCCGAATGCCCAGTCCGCGAAGGACGCTCGCGAACTCCAGGTCTTCTGCCCGTTGAGGATCCAGCCGCCCTCGGTGCGTTTGGCGCTGGAACGGATTCCGGCGAGGTCGCTTCCGGCCTCCGGCTCCGACCACGCTTGCGCCCAGATGTCGTCGGCGCGAGCCATTCTCGGCAGAATCCGCTCGAGCTGTTCCGGGGTGCCGTGTTCGAACAGCGTCGGCGCCAGCAGGAAGATGCCGTTCTGGCTCACCCGGCCGGGGGCGCCGGCGGCGTAGTACTCCTCCTCGAACAGCACCCATTCCAGCAGGGAAGCGTCGCGGCCGCCGTACTCCTGTTGCCAGGACACCACCGACAGCCGGGCCTCGGCGAGGGTGTGCTCCCAGGCGCGATGGGCCTCGAAGCCCTCGCGGGTGTCCATCGACGGCAGCGGTTCGGCGGGGACGGCGGCGCGCAGGAATTCGCGCACCTCGAGCTGGAATTGCGCTGCGGCCGAATCGAGTTCGAGATCCATTTACCTAGCCTGTTCTGCGGTGGTCGCGGTCGCCTTCATGGACTTGGCGTTCATTCCGCCGAGTGAGTCCGCACCCACCTCGGCGTTGTGGGCGTGTGCGAAATGGTGGAGGCCGAAGACCGAGTCGATGCCGGCGCGCATACCCATCAGGTCCTCGCACTGGTTGACCGCCTTCTTGGTCAGCGCCAGCCCGAACTGCGGCATGGTGGCGATCTTCCCGGCCAATTCCAGGGTGTGCGATTCGAGTTCCGCGCGCGGGACGACGCGGTTCACCATGCCCCATTCGTAGGCCAGTTCGGCACTGAAGCGATCACCGGTGAACAGCACCTCCTTGGCCCGGCGCGGTCCCAGCACCCACGGGTGCGCGAAGTACTCGACGCCCGGAATGCCCATGCGCACAACGGGATCGGAGAAGAACGCATCGTCGGCGGCGACGATCATGTCGCACACCCAGGCCAGCATCATGGCGCCCGCGATACAGGCGCCCTGCACCATCGCGATGGTCGGCTTGGGCAGTTCGCGCCAGCGGCGGCACATGCCGAGGTAGACCTCGAGTTCACGGGCGAAGCGCTGATCACCGCCGGGCCGGTCGACGTGGTCCCACCACAGCGCGGCCTTGTTGTCGTAGCTGACGTGATGATCGCGCCCCGGCGTGCCGATGTCGTGACCGGCGCTGAAGTGTTCTCCGTTGCCCGCCAGCACGATCACCTTGACCTCCGCGTCCTCGACCGCGCGGGTGAAGGCGGCGTCGAGGGCGTAGGTCATCACCGAGTTCTGGGCATTGCGGTAGTCCGGCCGGTTCATCGTGACCACGGCGACCGGACCGCGCCGCTCGTAGGTGACGACCTCACCCTCGTCCGGAATCGGCCCCGCAGCGGGTGTGGTCACGACTTCTCCTCACGTAGTTGCCGCTTGAGTACCTTCCCGGCGGCGCTGTAGGGCAACTGATCCCGGAATTCCACGAATCGCGGGACCTTGAAGTTGGCCAAAGTCTGTTTCGCGTAAGCGATCACGTCGTCGGCCTCGATCGCCGCGCCGGAGCGGCGGACGATGTAGACCTTGCCGACCTCGCCCATCCGCTCGTCGGGCACACCGATCACCGCGGACTCGGCGACGCCGTCCAGGCGCGCGAGGGTCTGCTCGATCTCGGCCGGATACACATTGAATCCGCCGGAGATGTACATGTCCTTGAGCCGGTCGGTGATCTTCAGATAGCCGCGCTCGTCGAGGATTCCGACGTCGCCGGTGTGCAACCAGCCCTCGGGATCGATGGTCTTGGCGGTGGACTCCGGATCGTCGAGGTAGCCGACCATCACATTGGGCCCGCGCAACAGCACCTCGCCGTGATCGCCGATGCGGACCTCGAATCCGGCCATCGCCTTGCCGGAGGTGTTGGCGATGGTCTCCGGATCGTCGTCGGGCAGGCACATGGTGCCGAAGCCGGAGGACTCCGAGAGGCCGTAGGCGGTGACCACGACCTCGAATCGCAGTTCGCCGCGCATTCTTTCGACCAGCACCACCGGAACGGTCGCCGCACCCGTCACCGCGACGCGCAGACTGCTCAGGTCGAAATCGGCGCGGGCGGGATGTTCGAGAATGGTCTGATAGATGGTCGGCGGGCCGGTGAGGACCGTGATGGCCTGCTCCTGCACCATCCGCATCGTCTGCGGTACATCGAAAGTCGCCTGCGGGACGATGGTCGCGCCGGTGACCAGGCAGGCGAGGATGGCCGCCTTGTAGCCGAAGTTGTGGAAGAACGGCGGGATCACCAGATAGCGATCGGAACTGTCGAGGGTGGACCGCTCCGTCCAGCCCCGCACCACATCGAGGGCCTGGCGGTGCGCGACCATCGTCCCCTTGCTGCGGCCCGTGGTGCCGGAGGTGAACAGGATGTCGGAGATGTCCTCCGGCTGTACGGATTCCGCCCGGTTGACGACCTGATCGGCCGGCACGGTCGCCGCGAGTTCCGGCAGTGCCGACCACGCGATGGCATCGTCGTAGTGGGTGGCCTCGCCCTCGGCGGGGATGACGATCACCGTGTCGATCACGAGTCCCGTTGCAGCGGCCCGCAATTCGGCCAGACGCTGTCGGCCCAGGAACGGATCGGCGATGAACAGGGCCTTCGCGTCCACCCGGCCGATCACATCGGCGGCCTCGTCGGCGACGTAGCGGGTGTTGAGCGGCACGATCGCGGCGCCGACGTAGTGCGAGGCCAACGCGGCCACCACCCAGTGCCAGGTGTTGGGGGCCCAGAGCGCGATCCGGTCGCCGCGTTCGATACCGCGCGCCAGCAGGGCCCCGGCGGTCTGCCGCACCTCGTCGAGTAGCTGCACCCAGCTCAGGTGCGTCTCACCGTCGCTGAGCGCGGGCGCGTCACCGTGGATGCGCGCGGCTTCGTGCAGGGCGAGAGGTGTGGTCTGCACAAGGGTCGTCACGTCGTCCTCGTCTTCTCCGAGCTCGTGACGGATCGAAACCGGCTCCTCCGGTGTTGTTGACGGCTCGATCCGTCGGTCACCTCGCCTCGCGGAGCTCTCCGCCCTACAAAGCAAGTGCTTGGTAGGTTACTCTACGGGAGTGAGTGCGATCCAGACCCCCGATTCCGCCACCGGCGCGGATACCTCGGCCGACCGGGAATTCCGTGCCGAGGTGCGCGAATGGCTGGCCGAGAACCTGAACGGACAGTTCCGTGAGTTGCGCGGGCTCGGCGGGCCCGGAAGTGAGCACGAGGCGTTCGACGAGCGGCTCGAGTGGGACCGCCACCTCGCCGCGGCCGGGCTCACCTGCCTCGGCTGGCCGGTGGAATACGGCGGCCGCGCCGCGACCCTGCGCCAGCAGGTGATCTTCCACGAGGAATACGCGGGCGCCGACGCCCCGGCACGCGTCTCGCACCTGGGGGAGGAACTGCTCGGCCCGACCCTGCTCGCTTTCGGCACCGAGGAGCAGAAGCAGCGCTTCCTGCCCGGCATCCGCTCGGTCACCGAATTATGGTGTCAGGGATATTCCGAGCCCGGGGCCGGTTCGGATCTGGCGAACGTCTCGACCACCGCCCGGCTCGACGGCGACGAGTGGTCGATCAACGGGCAGAAGATCTGGACCTCGCTGGCGCATCTGTCGGACTGGTGTTTCGTCATCGCCCGCACCGAACCCGGTTCGACGCGCCATCACGGCCTGTCCTATCTGCTGGTGCCGATGAAGCAGCCCGGCATCGAGGTACGGCCCATCATCCAGCTCACCGGCACCGCCGAATTCAACGAGGTCTTCTTCGACGATGCCCGCACCGCGGCCGATCTGGTGGTCGGTAAGCCCGGCGAGGGCTGGGGCGTCGCGATGGGCACGCTGACCTTCGAGCGCGGTATCTCCACCGTCGGTCAGCAGATCCGTTTCGCACGCGAGCTGTCGAATCTGGAGGCGGTGGCGAAAGCCAATGGCGCTCTGGATGATCCGGCGCTGGTCGAGCGCATCGACCAGGCATGGGTCGGGCTGCGGGTGCTGCGCGCCCACGCCCTGCGCACCCTGGAATCCGCGCACCAGCACGTCGACGCCCGCACCGCCGCCGGACAGGCGTCGGTCTCGAAGCTGTTGTGGGCCAACTGGCATCGCGGCCTCGGTGAACTGGCCATGGACGTCCTGGGTGCGGAAGGGCTGATCGCGCGTAACCCGGTGGGCGGCACCGATTCCGCCCTCGACCCGCATCCGGCCGACGATCTCGGGCTGTGGCAGCGCCTCTATCTGTTCACTCGCGCCGACACCATCTACGGCGGGTCGAACGAGGTGCAGCGCAACATCATCTCCGAACGCGTACTCGGCCTGCCCCGCGAAGCGCGCTGACCCACCTCGAAGACACAGGCCGACAACGGTATTCGGCCCGACGAAAGGACCTGTAGTGCCCGATCTCTCGGTTCCGCCCCAGCCGGTCACCGGCCACGGACTGCTCACCGGCCGCACCGCGGTGATCACCGCCGCCGCCGGTACCGGTATCGGCTCGGCCACCGCGCGCCGCTTGCTTTCCGAGGGCTCCGACGTGGTTGTTTCCGACTGGCACGAGCGCCGGTTGAAGCAGACCGAGGAGGAACTCGCCGCCGAGTTCCCCGATCGCAAGGTGGCCTCGGTGGTCTGCGATGTGACCAGCACCGAGCAGGTCGACGAGCTGATCCGGGTCGCCGCGGAACGGTTGGGGCGCATCGACATCATGGTCAACAACGCCGGGCTGGGCGGTGAGACTCCGGTGGTCGACATGACCGACGAGCAGTGGGATCGCGTCCTCGACATCACCCTCAATGGGACCTTCCGGTGCACCCGTGCGGTGCTGAACTACTTCCGCGGCGCGGGACACGGCGGTGTGATCGTCAACAACGCCAGCGTGCTGGGGTGGCGGGCGCAGCACGGGCAGGCGCACTATGCGGCGGCCAAGGCCGGGGTCATGGCGCTGACTCGGTGCAGTGCCGTGGAGGCTGCCGAGCTGGGGGTGCG
Encoded here:
- a CDS encoding enoyl-CoA hydratase, which produces MTTPAAGPIPDEGEVVTYERRGPVAVVTMNRPDYRNAQNSVMTYALDAAFTRAVEDAEVKVIVLAGNGEHFSAGHDIGTPGRDHHVSYDNKAALWWDHVDRPGGDQRFARELEVYLGMCRRWRELPKPTIAMVQGACIAGAMMLAWVCDMIVAADDAFFSDPVVRMGIPGVEYFAHPWVLGPRRAKEVLFTGDRFSAELAYEWGMVNRVVPRAELESHTLELAGKIATMPQFGLALTKKAVNQCEDLMGMRAGIDSVFGLHHFAHAHNAEVGADSLGGMNAKSMKATATTAEQAR
- a CDS encoding SDR family oxidoreductase yields the protein MPDLSVPPQPVTGHGLLTGRTAVITAAAGTGIGSATARRLLSEGSDVVVSDWHERRLKQTEEELAAEFPDRKVASVVCDVTSTEQVDELIRVAAERLGRIDIMVNNAGLGGETPVVDMTDEQWDRVLDITLNGTFRCTRAVLNYFRGAGHGGVIVNNASVLGWRAQHGQAHYAAAKAGVMALTRCSAVEAAELGVRINAVAPSIARHPFLDKVSSTELLDRLAAGEAFGRAAEPWEVAATIAMLASDYTTYLTGEVVSISSQRA
- a CDS encoding acyl-CoA dehydrogenase family protein, with protein sequence MRFALSSEQRDFAGSLRKMCDAASTPAAIRAWGDGDSGAGRALIRQLAGAGALGLAIAEEFDGMGAETIDLVVAAQEFGRAAVPGPLVETAAVIPALLQALDDSGPAQRWLPGFAEGGALGTIALSPQTPAVDADSADVVLLVDGDRLYTATPGDRIESVDAARRLYSVSADELVAQGDSVRAAAATAFDAGALAVAAQLLGAGKAMLDTSVAYVIQRQQFGQPIGRYQAIKHHLADAKIGLDMAEPLLNRAALTFGTADRARDVSAAKIACADAAYRTARIALQVHGAIGYTAECDLSLWITKATALRSAWGTADFHRARVAAALRSPGGEA
- a CDS encoding FadD3 family acyl-CoA ligase — protein: MTTLVQTTPLALHEAARIHGDAPALSDGETHLSWVQLLDEVRQTAGALLARGIERGDRIALWAPNTWHWVVAALASHYVGAAIVPLNTRYVADEAADVIGRVDAKALFIADPFLGRQRLAELRAAATGLVIDTVIVIPAEGEATHYDDAIAWSALPELAATVPADQVVNRAESVQPEDISDILFTSGTTGRSKGTMVAHRQALDVVRGWTERSTLDSSDRYLVIPPFFHNFGYKAAILACLVTGATIVPQATFDVPQTMRMVQEQAITVLTGPPTIYQTILEHPARADFDLSSLRVAVTGAATVPVVLVERMRGELRFEVVVTAYGLSESSGFGTMCLPDDDPETIANTSGKAMAGFEVRIGDHGEVLLRGPNVMVGYLDDPESTAKTIDPEGWLHTGDVGILDERGYLKITDRLKDMYISGGFNVYPAEIEQTLARLDGVAESAVIGVPDERMGEVGKVYIVRRSGAAIEADDVIAYAKQTLANFKVPRFVEFRDQLPYSAAGKVLKRQLREEKS
- a CDS encoding acyl-CoA dehydrogenase family protein, producing the protein MQTPDSATGADTSADREFRAEVREWLAENLNGQFRELRGLGGPGSEHEAFDERLEWDRHLAAAGLTCLGWPVEYGGRAATLRQQVIFHEEYAGADAPARVSHLGEELLGPTLLAFGTEEQKQRFLPGIRSVTELWCQGYSEPGAGSDLANVSTTARLDGDEWSINGQKIWTSLAHLSDWCFVIARTEPGSTRHHGLSYLLVPMKQPGIEVRPIIQLTGTAEFNEVFFDDARTAADLVVGKPGEGWGVAMGTLTFERGISTVGQQIRFARELSNLEAVAKANGALDDPALVERIDQAWVGLRVLRAHALRTLESAHQHVDARTAAGQASVSKLLWANWHRGLGELAMDVLGAEGLIARNPVGGTDSALDPHPADDLGLWQRLYLFTRADTIYGGSNEVQRNIISERVLGLPREAR
- a CDS encoding acyl-CoA dehydrogenase family protein, translated to MDLELDSAAAQFQLEVREFLRAAVPAEPLPSMDTREGFEAHRAWEHTLAEARLSVVSWQQEYGGRDASLLEWVLFEEEYYAAGAPGRVSQNGIFLLAPTLFEHGTPEQLERILPRMARADDIWAQAWSEPEAGSDLAGIRSSAKRTEGGWILNGQKTWSSRASFADWAFGLFRSDPEAERHKGLTYVMFPLTAEGVTVRPIPQLDGEPGFAEIFLDNVFVPDRDVIGEPGAGWRVAMSTSSNERGLSLRSPGRFNATAARLIDLWRETADPADTAARNRVVDAWIGAEAYRLNTLGTVTRLSEGGKLGAESSINKVFWSELDIAMHETALDLLGAAAEQTSAWTDGYLFSLAGPIYAGTNEIQRNIVAERLLGLPR